Proteins from one Lacrimispora sphenoides genomic window:
- a CDS encoding MFS transporter translates to MDREKVLCKIRKRKYVRRLFLLCWLVYCVSYIGRLNYSSAMAQIISERFLTASQAGFISMVYFFAYGTGQMINGFLGDRVNPKRMIFVWLFCSGLANVAMSISHSAIWMALSWGANGYFQAMIWAPIIRIFAEMLQGEDRVNCSVNIVSSQIIGTLIAYLLSAGVLAVAAWPGVFIAAAILLAAASILWSIGFWDVCRHAENDSPQDDGIKEKNKQEEAPVQISFGKLMATSGILTLLIPIMVHGMLKDGVTTWVPTYISDSFGIAASFSVLLTSILPVINLSGAYLARFAYHKTGERIGLSILFFFTWAAAGLLLLCTAGNLFPVITACILAMITASMMAVNTLVVNIYPLRFLRYGRVSGVSGFLNAMAYLGTAISTFTIGLMVEYRGWQTTIYVWLVVTVLAGLLCLLFIKMERKGSICAVAGDGKERI, encoded by the coding sequence ATGGATAGAGAAAAGGTATTGTGTAAAATCAGGAAGAGAAAGTATGTCAGAAGATTATTCCTGCTATGCTGGCTGGTATATTGTGTATCGTATATCGGAAGGTTGAATTATTCTTCTGCCATGGCTCAAATCATCTCAGAGCGGTTCCTGACCGCGTCTCAGGCCGGATTCATCAGCATGGTTTATTTTTTTGCCTACGGAACGGGGCAGATGATCAATGGGTTTTTGGGGGACCGGGTTAATCCCAAGCGGATGATATTTGTGTGGCTGTTTTGCTCCGGACTTGCCAATGTGGCTATGAGCATCAGCCATAGCGCCATATGGATGGCATTGTCCTGGGGAGCCAACGGATATTTTCAGGCAATGATCTGGGCGCCTATTATCCGCATTTTCGCAGAAATGCTTCAGGGTGAAGATCGGGTGAACTGTAGTGTGAATATCGTTTCGTCACAGATCATAGGAACCCTGATTGCATATCTGCTGTCTGCTGGAGTTCTGGCTGTTGCCGCCTGGCCTGGAGTATTTATTGCAGCGGCAATCCTGTTGGCAGCAGCCTCCATCTTGTGGAGTATCGGTTTTTGGGATGTATGCCGCCATGCTGAAAACGATTCTCCACAAGATGATGGAATTAAAGAAAAGAACAAACAAGAGGAAGCACCGGTTCAAATCTCCTTTGGAAAACTGATGGCAACTTCCGGTATCCTGACACTTCTGATACCAATTATGGTGCATGGTATGTTAAAGGACGGTGTGACTACCTGGGTGCCTACTTATATCAGTGACTCCTTTGGAATAGCAGCTTCCTTTTCCGTTTTGCTTACCTCCATACTGCCGGTCATCAATTTATCGGGGGCATACCTGGCCAGATTTGCCTACCACAAGACAGGGGAGAGGATAGGATTATCTATATTATTCTTTTTTACATGGGCTGCAGCAGGATTGCTTCTGTTATGTACGGCAGGAAACCTCTTTCCGGTTATAACGGCATGCATCCTGGCAATGATTACGGCTTCCATGATGGCAGTGAATACGCTGGTGGTTAATATTTACCCATTACGGTTCTTGCGGTACGGACGTGTGTCTGGGGTATCCGGTTTCCTGAATGCGATGGCATATTTGGGAACGGCAATTTCAACTTTTACCATTGGACTTATGGTAGAGTACCGGGGGTGGCAGACTACCATATATGTATGGCTGGTGGTGACGGTTTTGGCAGGCCTGCTCTGCTTATTATTTATAAAAATGGAAAGAAAAGGATCAATATGTGCCGTAGCAGGCGATGGAAAGGAGAGAATATGA
- a CDS encoding response regulator transcription factor: MTSNYILIVDDDPDILEGLTHAVEKEFENKLNVLSCRNGVIAADILRCNTIDILITDIKMPVMNGIELLDFIKQHHITCKSVVLSSYDDFNLVRDVLRLGAADYLLKPVDFPVLYQLLYRLLAQVMSAQSSSPGRNYPINMQQLLESYLQKPMQKTANMLAFEEKYSLIPDSACIIGCIKLDAVYSGKLFQLQEGLREDLYHCLNRSHIQYRTIVTGEMASCFVFMLFSDTDIPNCLDSLHSFGEYLADQGYKFKFSKRYVTFHQCSDGFKDCLTWFEFGYYDLPYTPAYEGCTAEDILKFIHQATNSLSVYDMKSTLHYLRLFFAAINHLKPPVKETKKILNNTIYSLIRLNPKFIEPVSGLKFSEHDLFSQIENAPSLSILEKELYCSLNHLVEIVLHSLQNKEDCIIEKAKSYIERNYNECISLEDVAAHVYMNKSYFSSFFKSKAGLTYRDYLRNYRIEKSICLIVESNMKIYEIAQAVGYNDSAHFIRAFKEVTGKSPGDYKVSL; encoded by the coding sequence ATGACAAGCAATTATATTTTAATCGTAGATGATGATCCGGATATTCTGGAGGGACTTACCCATGCGGTAGAAAAGGAATTTGAAAACAAGCTAAACGTACTAAGCTGCAGAAACGGGGTTATCGCGGCTGATATCTTAAGATGCAATACCATTGATATCCTGATTACCGACATAAAGATGCCGGTTATGAACGGGATTGAATTGCTGGACTTTATCAAGCAGCATCATATCACCTGCAAAAGTGTTGTCTTAAGCAGCTATGACGATTTTAATCTGGTAAGGGATGTCCTTCGTCTGGGTGCAGCCGATTATCTTTTAAAACCAGTTGATTTTCCGGTTCTGTATCAGCTCTTGTACCGCTTGCTGGCTCAGGTCATGTCAGCGCAGAGCAGCTCTCCCGGACGCAACTATCCCATTAACATGCAGCAATTACTGGAGTCTTATCTTCAGAAACCCATGCAAAAGACCGCGAATATGCTTGCATTTGAAGAAAAGTATTCCCTGATCCCCGACTCTGCCTGTATCATCGGATGCATTAAGCTGGATGCGGTTTATTCCGGAAAGCTTTTTCAGCTTCAGGAAGGTCTGCGTGAGGACCTTTATCACTGTCTTAACCGGTCCCATATCCAATACCGAACTATCGTAACAGGGGAAATGGCCTCCTGCTTTGTATTTATGCTGTTTTCCGATACGGATATCCCCAACTGCCTGGACAGCCTGCATTCTTTTGGGGAGTATCTGGCTGACCAGGGCTATAAGTTTAAGTTCAGTAAACGATATGTCACCTTCCACCAGTGCTCCGATGGGTTTAAGGATTGCCTCACCTGGTTTGAATTCGGCTATTATGACCTTCCCTATACCCCTGCTTATGAAGGTTGTACTGCTGAGGATATCTTAAAGTTTATCCATCAGGCAACAAATTCCCTGTCGGTTTATGACATGAAGAGTACCCTGCATTATCTCCGCCTTTTCTTTGCCGCCATCAATCATCTGAAGCCGCCGGTAAAAGAGACTAAAAAAATACTAAATAACACTATCTATTCATTGATCCGGCTGAATCCAAAATTTATTGAGCCGGTCAGCGGACTTAAATTCAGTGAACATGATCTGTTCAGCCAAATCGAGAATGCTCCTTCCCTTTCAATTCTGGAAAAAGAATTATACTGTTCCCTGAATCATCTGGTTGAAATAGTTTTGCATTCCCTTCAAAATAAGGAGGACTGCATCATTGAAAAGGCAAAATCCTACATCGAAAGAAACTACAATGAATGCATCAGCCTGGAAGATGTGGCAGCTCATGTTTATATGAATAAAAGCTATTTTTCCTCCTTTTTTAAAAGCAAGGCCGGCCTCACTTACCGTGATTATCTTCGCAATTACCGCATAGAAAAATCCATTTGCCTCATTGTGGAAAGCAATATGAAAATCTATGAGATAGCCCAGGCGGTTGGTTATAATGATTCCGCGCATTTTATCCGTGCCTTCAAGGAGGTAACCGGAAAAAGTCCCGGTGATTATAAGGTATCCTTATAA
- a CDS encoding ABC transporter substrate-binding protein, whose translation MKKKVLGVGLGTMLMALTLVGCGLASQTAEQSNKAEGGAAGTIGGNGKAASADGKVELEFFNCKVEGEAVFNKVIEKFEEEYPNVVIKQTAPADAETVLFTRVSTGDVPDIMSVYPAETAYHTMMDDGVYTELTNEEWLNRASDSALQFSTWNGKIYAMPFALNSFGIYCNKTMFEEAGLKLPATWSELIAVCEAFQSKGITPFTFVDKDPGYLAQEGERIVGIIKNDVYTDTENVGTTQASFSDEDKPYFKELAKAMLKTREYAGDTLSYGIEQCVADFANGKIPMFIAITAKYTVIQQNNPDLNFTLIPYPSPVRDDYKTPINVDIAYGVSSKTSHQKEAKAFIEFLSRPEIYQMVADEEGTPPVIKGVNYNIEPLKGIKEVIDSGNTFLTMVNFWPSGWRSEWSVYVQQLISDKNTDNFLKETDRICKEKYAGQ comes from the coding sequence ATGAAAAAGAAAGTATTGGGTGTCGGGCTGGGGACTATGCTAATGGCGCTGACTCTGGTCGGATGCGGTCTGGCCAGCCAGACTGCGGAACAAAGCAATAAGGCTGAGGGAGGAGCTGCCGGTACCATTGGGGGAAATGGAAAAGCGGCTTCAGCTGATGGAAAGGTGGAGCTGGAATTTTTCAATTGTAAGGTCGAAGGAGAAGCGGTATTTAATAAAGTTATTGAAAAATTTGAAGAAGAATACCCTAATGTGGTAATAAAGCAGACAGCACCTGCAGATGCAGAGACGGTATTATTCACCAGAGTTTCTACTGGGGATGTTCCTGATATCATGTCCGTATACCCTGCAGAGACAGCCTATCACACCATGATGGATGATGGGGTGTATACAGAATTGACCAATGAGGAGTGGTTGAACAGGGCATCGGACAGTGCGCTGCAATTCTCTACCTGGAACGGTAAGATATATGCAATGCCCTTTGCTTTGAATTCGTTCGGCATTTATTGCAACAAGACCATGTTTGAAGAAGCAGGTTTGAAATTGCCCGCCACTTGGAGTGAATTGATTGCTGTATGTGAAGCCTTTCAGTCAAAAGGAATCACGCCTTTTACTTTTGTAGATAAAGATCCCGGCTATCTGGCACAGGAAGGAGAAAGAATCGTCGGTATTATTAAAAATGATGTATATACAGACACAGAGAATGTAGGAACGACCCAGGCCTCCTTCAGCGATGAGGATAAGCCCTATTTTAAGGAGCTTGCCAAGGCAATGCTAAAAACCAGGGAATATGCAGGAGATACCCTGTCCTATGGCATTGAACAGTGTGTTGCTGATTTTGCAAACGGGAAGATTCCAATGTTTATTGCAATAACGGCTAAATACACCGTAATTCAGCAAAACAACCCTGATTTGAACTTCACCTTAATTCCCTATCCCAGTCCGGTAAGAGATGACTATAAGACTCCAATCAATGTGGATATTGCTTATGGCGTATCCAGCAAGACCTCTCATCAGAAAGAGGCAAAAGCATTCATTGAATTCTTATCAAGGCCGGAAATCTATCAAATGGTAGCGGATGAAGAAGGAACCCCTCCAGTAATCAAAGGTGTAAATTATAATATAGAACCTTTAAAGGGCATCAAGGAAGTCATTGACAGCGGGAATACCTTCCTGACCATGGTGAACTTCTGGCCATCGGGATGGCGTTCTGAATGGTCTGTATATGTGCAGCAGCTTATCTCAGACAAGAATACAGACAATTTCCTTAAGGAGACGGATCGAATCTGTAAGGAAAAATATGCGGGCCAATAA
- a CDS encoding carbohydrate ABC transporter permease has protein sequence MSRKLNSTVLYLFLIMGVIIIAYPVYLTVITSMKTPQELSQSFFALPKRFNFDNFKAIVTNSGYPRTVLNTLVITVFASLGTIAVIPMVSYAIARNMWEKGYYKYLYFFLLAGIFVPFTVKMLPLIKVMSVMDMLNIPGLIIVYISSAVCEGVFLYVAFIQGIPMELEEAAYIDGASTWKIYIHIVFPLLSPMTATVLIKNGLWYWNDFLLPLLSLNKSPDYWTLTLFQYNFKMTHAINYPMIFAAFLLSMLPIMVFYVFMQKKIIGGLTNGAVKG, from the coding sequence ATGAGCAGGAAATTGAATAGTACGGTATTGTATCTCTTTCTGATCATGGGCGTTATTATAATCGCATATCCGGTCTATTTAACGGTAATAACCTCCATGAAGACGCCTCAGGAATTGAGCCAAAGTTTTTTTGCTTTACCAAAGCGATTTAATTTTGATAATTTTAAAGCGATTGTAACGAATTCTGGTTATCCCAGGACTGTCTTAAATACCTTGGTGATTACGGTGTTTGCTTCCCTTGGGACAATAGCTGTTATACCCATGGTATCCTATGCAATTGCCAGGAACATGTGGGAAAAAGGATATTATAAATATCTATATTTCTTTTTACTGGCAGGTATTTTCGTACCGTTTACGGTAAAGATGCTTCCGTTAATTAAAGTTATGTCAGTGATGGATATGCTGAATATCCCCGGACTGATCATCGTATACATATCAAGCGCGGTATGTGAAGGTGTTTTCCTTTATGTGGCCTTCATACAAGGCATCCCCATGGAACTGGAAGAAGCGGCGTATATTGATGGAGCGTCGACCTGGAAGATTTATATCCATATAGTCTTCCCCCTTCTAAGCCCCATGACGGCAACGGTATTGATCAAAAACGGACTTTGGTACTGGAATGACTTCCTCCTCCCTCTGCTTTCCTTAAATAAGTCGCCAGATTACTGGACTCTTACTCTGTTCCAATATAACTTCAAGATGACACATGCTATTAACTATCCAATGATTTTTGCAGCTTTTTTACTGTCCATGCTGCCGATTATGGTATTTTATGTGTTTATGCAGAAAAAGATCATTGGCGGCTTGACTAACGGTGCGGTGAAAGGCTAG
- a CDS encoding MATE family efflux transporter — translation MEQSVLKDYTKYVSLNISGMIGLSCYILADTFFVSKALGAAGLAALNFSIGIYSLINGTGLMIGIGGATRYSILKSQNGGKRINTVFTTSLKLGILAGVLFAITGVLGTGTLAILLGADAATLPLTKAYLSTILYFAPFFILNNVMLAFVRNDNNPKLSMIAMLTGSLSNIILDYVFMFPLGLGMFGAAFATGLAPVISLVVLSANFIQGKSSLRWLQSKIQWKAVRDIFGLGMAAFITEVSSAIVLITFNLVILGLEGNLGVASYGIVANIALVGISVFTGIAQGIQPLISKAYGSGNGNIIKKLLQYAVITSLAIASAIYSLVFFCSDQMINVFNSEQNAAIVLLAREGLRIYFAGFFFAGINIIVCMYLSAAERGLNAFIISVARGCVVLVPMVLMLSRIWGMTGVWLAFVMTEGLVSVLGMVLVFWKKRTDVYKDTL, via the coding sequence ATGGAACAATCTGTCTTAAAAGACTACACCAAGTATGTGAGCCTTAATATTTCGGGGATGATCGGGCTATCCTGCTATATCCTGGCAGACACCTTTTTTGTATCAAAGGCACTGGGCGCTGCAGGCCTGGCAGCACTGAATTTTTCAATTGGGATTTACAGCCTGATTAATGGTACTGGATTGATGATCGGTATAGGAGGTGCTACCCGCTACAGCATTCTGAAATCCCAGAATGGGGGGAAACGGATAAATACCGTTTTTACCACCAGTTTAAAGTTAGGAATTCTGGCGGGAGTGCTGTTTGCAATCACAGGAGTCCTGGGCACCGGGACTCTGGCTATATTATTGGGAGCCGACGCAGCTACATTGCCACTGACTAAGGCATATTTAAGCACCATACTCTACTTTGCTCCGTTTTTTATCCTGAACAATGTCATGCTGGCATTTGTGAGAAATGACAATAATCCTAAGTTGTCGATGATTGCAATGCTGACAGGAAGCCTATCCAATATAATTTTGGACTATGTATTTATGTTTCCGCTGGGGCTGGGGATGTTTGGTGCAGCCTTTGCCACCGGTCTGGCACCTGTCATCAGTCTTGTGGTTTTATCTGCCAACTTTATACAGGGGAAGAGCAGTCTCCGGTGGTTGCAAAGCAAAATTCAGTGGAAGGCTGTCCGCGATATTTTTGGTCTGGGTATGGCCGCATTTATTACGGAGGTGTCTTCGGCGATTGTTTTGATCACCTTTAATCTGGTCATCCTGGGGCTGGAGGGAAACTTAGGGGTTGCATCCTATGGGATTGTGGCCAATATAGCGTTGGTAGGAATCTCTGTATTTACGGGAATCGCACAGGGAATACAGCCGTTAATCAGCAAGGCTTATGGCTCAGGGAATGGTAATATTATAAAAAAACTGCTTCAATATGCGGTTATCACCTCCCTGGCAATAGCGTCAGCAATTTATTCACTGGTATTTTTCTGTTCGGATCAAATGATCAATGTGTTTAACAGTGAGCAGAATGCAGCAATTGTTCTTCTTGCCAGGGAGGGGCTCAGGATCTACTTCGCCGGTTTTTTCTTTGCGGGAATCAATATAATTGTATGCATGTATTTAAGCGCTGCCGAGCGTGGGCTGAATGCTTTTATTATTTCTGTGGCGCGGGGGTGTGTGGTTCTTGTTCCCATGGTGCTTATGCTGAGCCGGATTTGGGGAATGACAGGGGTATGGCTGGCATTTGTTATGACAGAAGGATTGGTAAGTGTTCTTGGTATGGTATTAGTGTTTTGGAAAAAGAGGACGGATGTTTATAAGGATACCTTATAA
- a CDS encoding sugar phosphate isomerase/epimerase family protein, whose translation MSTLQLAIATDFAGEFSQIEKIDEILYKISQAGFTHIHWCFEWDGDYIYSSYEMEQIKEWLDQYGMKAKALHASKGSKRNVNLIDGHYRKDYTSDVEYNRKAGVELIKNRVDLAACMGAEEIVLHLYVPHFTIQEKPEAEEHFYQQVFQSFDELQPYCTHKGVRICIENLFDMPERYELDQLDRLFARYPSQFMGFCLDTGHANMVWGRKMTDIIHRYKDHLYAIHIHDNSGSADFHQVPGDGNINWQEVMTAVATTTYELPLVLELMCYDENMEGFLKKAYEAGDKLTGMYWKAKGNQYTGI comes from the coding sequence ATGAGTACCTTACAGTTGGCGATAGCAACAGATTTTGCTGGAGAATTTTCCCAGATTGAAAAAATTGATGAAATATTATATAAAATATCACAGGCAGGCTTTACCCATATCCACTGGTGTTTTGAATGGGATGGAGATTATATTTATTCCTCTTATGAGATGGAGCAGATTAAGGAATGGCTGGATCAATACGGGATGAAGGCAAAAGCCCTCCATGCATCCAAGGGGTCTAAGCGGAATGTAAATCTGATTGATGGGCATTACCGCAAGGACTATACTTCTGATGTGGAGTATAACAGAAAAGCAGGAGTAGAGTTGATTAAGAACCGGGTTGATTTGGCGGCGTGCATGGGTGCAGAAGAGATCGTTCTCCATTTGTATGTCCCTCATTTTACGATACAGGAGAAGCCGGAGGCAGAAGAGCATTTTTATCAACAAGTATTCCAATCCTTTGATGAGCTTCAGCCTTATTGTACTCATAAGGGAGTACGCATCTGTATTGAGAATCTGTTTGATATGCCGGAGCGGTATGAGCTGGATCAGCTGGACAGACTCTTTGCCAGGTATCCATCGCAGTTTATGGGCTTTTGCCTGGATACAGGGCATGCGAACATGGTATGGGGCAGGAAGATGACCGATATAATTCATCGGTACAAAGACCACCTGTATGCAATCCACATTCATGATAACAGCGGTTCTGCTGATTTCCATCAGGTTCCAGGGGACGGTAATATTAATTGGCAGGAGGTCATGACAGCAGTTGCCACAACAACGTATGAGCTGCCCCTGGTTCTGGAATTAATGTGCTATGATGAAAATATGGAAGGGTTCCTGAAGAAAGCATATGAAGCGGGAGATAAGCTTACCGGCATGTATTGGAAAGCGAAAGGAAATCAGTATACCGGAATATAA
- a CDS encoding adenosylcobinamide-GDP ribazoletransferase, translating into MNLFGSLVIAFSMYSRIPMPQMEWTKERMKYVMCFFPLIGAVIGLLEFAVFRGCDALGFRHFGQILPVVIPILITGGIHMDGFLDVIDAKSSHGDRKKKLEILKDPHTGAFAIIGCCVYLILYLTAFLEMSPAMIPAYSIIFVVTRALSGLSVVTFPMAKESGLAASFSGAAQKRTVAITMILYLAAAEWGIWYLGGTIPAVMTLFVSILVYWYYYAMAKKEFGGITGDLAGYFLQICELALVAGLAVVSHLMSL; encoded by the coding sequence ATGAATTTATTTGGCAGTTTAGTAATTGCGTTTTCTATGTATTCCCGTATTCCAATGCCCCAGATGGAATGGACAAAGGAGCGGATGAAATATGTCATGTGTTTTTTCCCCCTTATCGGGGCAGTCATCGGTTTGCTGGAATTTGCAGTTTTTCGGGGCTGCGATGCCCTTGGCTTCCGTCATTTCGGGCAGATTCTCCCGGTAGTAATTCCGATCCTGATTACAGGAGGCATTCATATGGATGGATTTCTGGATGTGATTGATGCAAAATCCTCTCATGGGGACAGGAAGAAAAAGCTTGAGATATTAAAGGATCCCCATACAGGCGCTTTTGCCATCATCGGATGCTGCGTCTATCTGATACTCTATCTGACCGCCTTTTTAGAAATGAGTCCGGCCATGATCCCGGCCTATTCCATAATATTCGTAGTTACAAGGGCATTAAGCGGCCTGTCAGTCGTTACATTCCCAATGGCTAAGGAGAGCGGACTGGCGGCTTCTTTTTCTGGTGCTGCACAGAAACGGACCGTGGCAATTACTATGATTTTGTATCTGGCTGCGGCAGAATGGGGGATATGGTATTTGGGAGGAACGATACCAGCCGTCATGACTCTTTTCGTTTCCATTCTTGTTTATTGGTATTATTATGCTATGGCAAAGAAGGAATTCGGTGGAATTACCGGCGATTTGGCAGGATATTTTCTGCAGATATGTGAATTGGCTCTTGTGGCGGGGCTGGCTGTGGTTTCTCATCTGATGTCTTTATAA
- a CDS encoding carbohydrate ABC transporter permease produces MKKRKGMTERNITMFAFSVPATVLYILFFIYPVGAGIYYSLTDWNGLTSNYQFVGIKNYIRVLLSSRFQNAIWFNFKYTILLVVSIVGLSLAMALILNSKIKAKDFFRGAYFFPAVVSMLTVGLIFNEVFFQVLPQIGQLLHCEWLSRSLLSSSKLAIFAVLITNVWQGIAIPTVLLMAGLQNVPQELVESASLDGARRWDIFKFITFPFLLPVLTVVMVLVIKDGLTIYDYIVALTNGGPGGATESTALLIYNHGFKEVNFSLGIAEAVVVTVIICFISFLQIAFSNKKSVYQEEEG; encoded by the coding sequence ATGAAAAAAAGGAAAGGGATGACTGAGAGAAATATTACAATGTTTGCTTTTTCTGTTCCGGCAACGGTATTATACATTCTCTTTTTTATCTATCCAGTAGGTGCGGGAATCTATTATAGCTTGACCGATTGGAACGGATTGACCAGTAATTATCAGTTTGTTGGAATAAAGAATTATATCAGAGTGCTGTTAAGCAGCCGCTTTCAGAATGCAATTTGGTTTAATTTCAAATATACGATTTTGTTAGTCGTAAGTATCGTTGGACTCAGCCTGGCCATGGCTCTTATCTTAAACAGTAAAATCAAGGCAAAGGATTTCTTTCGGGGAGCATACTTTTTCCCGGCGGTTGTCAGTATGCTGACGGTAGGCCTTATATTTAACGAGGTATTTTTCCAGGTCCTGCCCCAGATCGGACAGCTGCTTCATTGTGAATGGCTGAGCAGGAGTCTGCTGTCCAGTTCTAAATTGGCAATTTTTGCGGTCCTGATCACCAATGTATGGCAGGGAATTGCGATCCCCACGGTTTTATTAATGGCAGGCTTGCAGAATGTTCCTCAGGAGCTTGTAGAATCAGCTTCCCTTGACGGTGCCAGAAGATGGGATATATTCAAATTCATTACCTTTCCTTTTTTGCTTCCCGTACTTACTGTTGTTATGGTATTGGTGATTAAGGACGGTTTGACAATATATGATTATATTGTTGCTTTAACAAACGGAGGACCCGGCGGTGCAACGGAAAGTACGGCGCTGCTGATCTATAATCATGGCTTTAAGGAGGTTAACTTCTCCCTGGGTATTGCAGAAGCTGTGGTAGTGACCGTAATTATTTGTTTCATTTCATTTTTACAGATCGCTTTCAGCAATAAGAAAAGTGTATATCAGGAGGAAGAGGGATGA
- a CDS encoding sensor histidine kinase, which yields MMKKSDFQLSFPKMNNQLKLMLILEAIVLMGAYIIITGAYQNLERHKTEEAVRQLNGTLMTNIEHTANALDTLTKSLISSEAYEVSPSLWSYLKSRARQKENPGRVDGLFIEKYYQLTILFPQLNCLFLFRPEGDLMSYKYNDQKYHLLQELPESDWVTTLKENRGALSFITQKEAEDLGYQVNNRLLFAGRVLNNISASRPVAIILAGINISDLQYDFKYNKLFDSQQFACFDANKKLLFSSDGFEDITWQDIQSPRVEDPYAYYLTANDNHTLYSVIVTDKKDITQSSSFLRPVFLMIILVIFLSNLLLSWMITKRVIKSYGEMTKQVYQKNLAEKDLNLQMLRSQINPHFLYNTLDRMRMASLNANYPHLATMCELLAKILRFGVSESNKLVTVEEEHAHLEEYIRLIKLSYANVSISTSMDPEILSYRMLKLLLQPLVENSINHGIIDDASNGSIQIWGYEKDGELIFTVSDNGNGMDEEHLALLRDYLEDKNTAFHSIGLKNIRKRIQLYYGKEYDLYIDSRLHQGTTVTIKIPVVKE from the coding sequence ATGATGAAAAAATCGGATTTTCAACTTTCTTTCCCGAAGATGAACAATCAGCTGAAGCTGATGCTGATTCTGGAAGCTATCGTACTCATGGGTGCATACATCATTATCACGGGTGCGTACCAGAATCTGGAACGGCATAAGACCGAAGAAGCGGTAAGGCAGCTAAACGGTACCTTGATGACCAATATCGAACATACCGCCAATGCCTTGGACACACTTACCAAATCCCTGATCAGCAGTGAAGCCTACGAGGTGTCCCCTTCTCTTTGGAGCTATTTAAAATCCCGTGCAAGACAAAAAGAAAATCCAGGGAGGGTGGATGGATTATTTATAGAAAAATATTATCAGCTGACCATCTTATTTCCTCAGTTAAACTGTCTCTTCCTGTTTCGTCCGGAAGGGGATCTGATGAGCTACAAATACAACGACCAGAAATACCACCTGCTGCAGGAATTACCCGAAAGCGACTGGGTCACCACCCTGAAGGAGAACAGGGGAGCCCTTTCTTTTATCACCCAAAAAGAAGCAGAGGACTTGGGATACCAGGTGAATAACAGGCTCTTGTTTGCCGGACGGGTTTTGAATAACATCAGCGCTTCCAGACCGGTGGCCATTATTTTAGCTGGTATTAACATCTCAGACCTTCAGTATGATTTTAAATACAATAAATTATTTGATTCCCAGCAGTTTGCCTGTTTTGATGCCAATAAAAAGCTGCTATTTTCCTCCGACGGATTTGAGGATATTACCTGGCAGGACATACAGTCCCCTAGGGTCGAAGATCCCTATGCATATTACCTGACTGCCAATGATAATCATACTTTATACAGCGTCATCGTTACGGATAAAAAGGATATCACCCAGTCTTCTTCCTTCCTGCGTCCTGTCTTTCTGATGATCATCCTGGTTATTTTCTTATCCAATCTTCTGCTGTCCTGGATGATAACTAAGCGGGTCATAAAATCCTACGGGGAAATGACAAAACAGGTATACCAAAAGAACCTGGCAGAAAAGGATTTAAATCTGCAGATGCTGCGATCGCAGATCAATCCCCATTTTTTGTACAATACTCTGGACCGGATGCGGATGGCCTCACTCAATGCCAACTACCCCCATTTGGCGACTATGTGTGAACTGCTGGCAAAGATTCTCCGCTTTGGCGTCTCTGAGTCTAATAAACTGGTGACCGTAGAAGAGGAACATGCCCATTTAGAGGAATACATCCGTTTAATCAAGTTAAGCTATGCCAATGTGTCCATCAGCACCAGCATGGATCCTGAAATCCTTTCCTACCGAATGCTTAAGCTGTTACTGCAGCCGTTGGTAGAAAACAGCATTAACCACGGTATTATTGATGATGCTTCCAATGGTTCAATTCAAATATGGGGATATGAAAAAGACGGAGAATTGATTTTCACAGTTTCAGATAATGGAAATGGAATGGATGAAGAACACCTTGCCCTGCTGCGGGATTATCTGGAGGATAAGAATACCGCTTTTCACAGCATCGGTTTAAAAAATATCCGAAAACGAATTCAGCTCTATTACGGAAAAGAGTATGATTTATACATTGACAGCCGGCTTCACCAGGGCACAACCGTAACAATTAAAATTCCAGTCGTAAAAGAATAA